Sequence from the Terriglobia bacterium genome:
GAACTGGAAGCGCTGGGGGCCTTACCTGCCGGAGCGCCAGTGGGCGACCGTGCGCGAGGACTATTCTCCCTACGGCGGCTGCTGGGATTACTTCCCGCATGATCACGCCCGCAGTCGCGCCTACCGCTGGGGCGAAGACGGTCTGCTGGGCTGGTGCGATCGCGAGTGCCGACTCTGTTTCGCGCCCGCACTGTGGAACGGCAAGGACCCCATACTCAAGGAACGGTTGTTTGGGCTCACCAACAGCGAGGGCAATCATGGCGAGGATGTCAAGGAATGCTACTTCTACCTCGACGGAACTCCCAGCCACTCCTACCAGAAGGCGCTATACAAATATCCGCAAGCGGAGTTCCCGTATGCGCGGCTGGTTGCGGAGAACCGGAGCCGCTCGTCGCGGGATCCCGAGTTTGAACTGTTGGATACCGGCATCTTCGACGAAGACCGCTACTTTGATGTCTTCGTTGAATACGCCAAAGGCGGACCCAACGATACGCTCATCCGCATCACCGCCTATAATCGCGGGCCCGACGCAGCAGTGCTTCACCTGCTGCCCACGTTGTGGTTCCGCAACTCCTGGGTGTGGGGCCGTGTGGACGAGGATTTTCACGGCCAGCCCCGGTTGACGCGGCTGCACCGCAACACCATCCAAGCCGAACACCCCACTCTGGGCCCAATGTACTTTGTCGCCGGGCCGGGTCCATCGGGCGAATATCCTCCGCTGCTGTTCACTGATAACGAGACCAATTTCGTCCGTCTGTTCGGCACTCCCAACCCCACCCCCTACGTCAAAGATGGCTTTCACGAGTACGTCGTCCATGGCAGCAAGGATGCGGTTAACGAACAGGGCTGCGGGACCAGGGCCGCCGTGCACTACTGCCACGAGCTGCCCGCCGGCGGTGAAATGCGGGTGGAATTGCGCTTGTTCGCGCACGACGAGGCGCCGACCGCTCCGCTGGGCAAGGAGTTCAACAGAACTTTCAGCCTCCGCATCCGTGAGGCCGATGAATTCTACGGTGTGAAGCTTTCCACTTGCGCCAACGACGAGATCGCACGCGTCGCCCGTCAGGCCTATGCCGGCCTGCTGTGGTCCAAGCAGTTCTACGAATACATCATCCCGCACTGGCTAGGGGGGGATCCCAGGCAGCCTGCGCCGCCCGATCAGCGCAAGCAGCACCGCAACGCTCGCTGGCCGCACCTGCATTGCCGCGACGTGTTGATCGTCCCCGACAAGTGGGAGTTCCCCTGGTTCGCTGCCTGGGACCACGCCTTCCAACTGGTTACGCTTGCCGATATTGATCCTGAGATGGCCAAGCATCAGGCCATCCTGTTCCTGCGCGAGTGGTACATGCATCCCAATGGGCAACTGCCCGCCTACGAGTTCGCGCTGGACGACGTCAATCCGCCCGTCCATGCCTGGGCCTGCTGGCGCATCTACAAAATGACGGGCCGCCGCGGACAGCGCGACCGCGTGTTTCTGGAGCGCGCCCTGCAAAAGCTGCTGCTGAACTTCACCTGGTGGGTCAACTGCGAAGACCATAGCGGCAAGAACCTGTTCGCGGGCGGCTTTCTGGGCTTCGACAACATCGGCCTGTTTGACCGCTCCACGCCGCCGATGGGCGTCACCTACGCGCAGGCCGACGGCACCGCCTGGATGGCATTCTATTGCCTGACCATGCTGGCCATGTCGCTGGAGCTGGCGCTGTGGGATCCCGCCTACGAGGACATTGCCTCCAAGTTCTTTGAGCACTTTGTCGCCATCGCCGATGCCATGAACAATTTCCGCGGCACCGGCCTCTGGGATGAGCAAGACGGGTTCTACTACGACGGCGTCGAAATCAACGGCCACAGCGAGCTCGTGCGCGCGCGCTCGATGGTGGGACTGGTCACCCTGTTTGCCGTCGAGGTTTTGGAAGACACCGTCATTGACCGCCTGCCGGGCTTCAAGCAACGCATGAACTGGTTCCTGAAGAACCGGCCCGACCTCGGCCATCAGATCGCCTATGCGGTGCGCGGGGAAGACGGTGGCAAGGGGCGACGTCTGCTCGCCATCCCGTCACGGCAGCGGCTGGAGCGCGTGCTGCAATATCTTTTTGACGAGCGCGAGTTCCTCTCGCCCTATGGCATCCGCTCGCTTTCGGCGGCCCACCGCGAACATCCCTGTATCCTGCACACGGCCGCGGGCGACCTCCGCGCCGACTACACGCCCGGCGAATCCACCACCTCGGTGTTCGGAGGTAACTCCAACTGGCGTGGCCCGGTGTGGTTCCCGGTCAATTACCTGCTGGTCGAAGCGCTGCAGC
This genomic interval carries:
- a CDS encoding glucosidase, which codes for MPQRPPEDGLAESLRLEEDRLRQKNWKRWGPYLPERQWATVREDYSPYGGCWDYFPHDHARSRAYRWGEDGLLGWCDRECRLCFAPALWNGKDPILKERLFGLTNSEGNHGEDVKECYFYLDGTPSHSYQKALYKYPQAEFPYARLVAENRSRSSRDPEFELLDTGIFDEDRYFDVFVEYAKGGPNDTLIRITAYNRGPDAAVLHLLPTLWFRNSWVWGRVDEDFHGQPRLTRLHRNTIQAEHPTLGPMYFVAGPGPSGEYPPLLFTDNETNFVRLFGTPNPTPYVKDGFHEYVVHGSKDAVNEQGCGTRAAVHYCHELPAGGEMRVELRLFAHDEAPTAPLGKEFNRTFSLRIREADEFYGVKLSTCANDEIARVARQAYAGLLWSKQFYEYIIPHWLGGDPRQPAPPDQRKQHRNARWPHLHCRDVLIVPDKWEFPWFAAWDHAFQLVTLADIDPEMAKHQAILFLREWYMHPNGQLPAYEFALDDVNPPVHAWACWRIYKMTGRRGQRDRVFLERALQKLLLNFTWWVNCEDHSGKNLFAGGFLGFDNIGLFDRSTPPMGVTYAQADGTAWMAFYCLTMLAMSLELALWDPAYEDIASKFFEHFVAIADAMNNFRGTGLWDEQDGFYYDGVEINGHSELVRARSMVGLVTLFAVEVLEDTVIDRLPGFKQRMNWFLKNRPDLGHQIAYAVRGEDGGKGRRLLAIPSRQRLERVLQYLFDEREFLSPYGIRSLSAAHREHPCILHTAAGDLRADYTPGESTTSVFGGNSNWRGPVWFPVNYLLVEALQRYHHFYGDSITVEVPVGSGNAMNLADAASELSRRLVHLFLPDSDGRRPCHGEQTRYSTDPYWRDLVVFNEYFHGDNGRGCGASHQTGWTALVVRLLQKFGSGRPRSVAKRARSALVGKV